GGGGAACGTGCCGACCGTCACCGCGGCGACGCGAACCTGCGCGCTGTCCGGCCCGAAGATCTGCACCTGGGCGGGCGTCACGCGCTGCTCGCGGAGCAGGTAGTCGTCGAACTTGATGGCGATCACCCCGTTCTCCACCCGCGCCGTGCCCGGCTTGGGCGGCGACGTGTCCGGCGCAAGCGTGCTCAGCCGCAGCGTGGGCTCGCGCCCCGCCGCCAGCAGCGCCGAAGCCGTGTCGCGCGCCTCGTACGAGTCGAGCACGCGGTTGCGGTTCACGTCGTTGAATGCGCGGATTCGGTACGTGCCCTCGGGGATGTGCCGGAACGCGAAGCCGCCGGAGCTGTCGGTGGATACGGAGTAGACCAGCGAATCCGGCGCGCGGATCGCCTCCACCCGCCCGCCGATGAGCGGCTTGCCCGTGACCCGCTCCGCCGCCGTGCCGGTGAGCAGCGTGTTGGGGATCTCAGGGCCGGTGGAGAAGGTGACCTCCACCGGGTCCACGATGCGGTTGCCGAACAGGTCCTTCAGCGTGGGGTCTACGTGCACCTGGTAGATGCGGTTCGGCTCCCAGCCGCGCAGCAGGGAGATGCGGATCTCGTCGCCCGACTGGTCCACCGTCACCCCGCTCGTGCGCGGCGAGACGGAAACCGCGTCGCGCACGCCCGTCTGCGAAACGCGCTCGTCGAACACGAGGACGACGGGCGCGCGGTAGCCCGGCACCTTGGCCATCGTGTCCGGGCGGGTGGAGAGGAGGACGGGGCCCAGCTTGTCCTCCGGCCCGCCCGGCGGCGATTCGATGTGCGCGCACGCGGCGAGGAGCGCGATCGCGGCCGGCGCCAGGCGGGCGGCGCGCCTCACGCCACGCCCTCCAGCGCCGCCAGCTTCTCGGCGAGCTTCGCGCGCTGCTCGCCGTACGACGCCAGCTTCTCGCGCTCCTTGTCCACCACGTCCTTCGGCGCGCGGGCAACGAAGCTCTCGTTCGCCAGCTTCTTCTCCGTACCGCCGATGAGCCCGGTGACGCGCCCCAGCTCGTCGCGCAGCCGGCCACGCTCCTTCTCCAGGTCGATCACGCCTGCGAGCGGGACGAAGAGCTCGGTTCCGGAGCGGAGGACTGCGCTGGCGCCCACCTCGCCGTTGGCGGACGCGAACTCCATCTCGTCCACGCGCGCAAGGTCGTGCAGCGCGCGGCGGCC
This genomic interval from Longimicrobiaceae bacterium contains the following:
- a CDS encoding Ig-like domain-containing protein; this encodes MRRAARLAPAAIALLAACAHIESPPGGPEDKLGPVLLSTRPDTMAKVPGYRAPVVLVFDERVSQTGVRDAVSVSPRTSGVTVDQSGDEIRISLLRGWEPNRIYQVHVDPTLKDLFGNRIVDPVEVTFSTGPEIPNTLLTGTAAERVTGKPLIGGRVEAIRAPDSLVYSVSTDSSGGFAFRHIPEGTYRIRAFNDVNRNRVLDSYEARDTASALLAAGREPTLRLSTLAPDTSPPKPGTARVENGVIAIKFDDYLLREQRVTPAQVQIFGPDSAQVRVAAVTVGTFP